A single Acidimicrobiia bacterium DNA region contains:
- a CDS encoding VIT family protein, which yields MGWLRAAVLGADDGVVSTASLMIGVAATSASRTSVMVAGIAGLVAGAGSMAAGEYVSVSAQRDAEMADIARERREQLVAPDHELDELTQIYVERGLDHDLARKVAVQMHEADPLGSHLRDELGITEAMHARPVQAAIVSAFSFATAALVPILAMLVSPRSARVAIIAAAGLVALAVLGAAGGRLGGAPRGRAAFRVVVGGGLAMAVTAAIGALIGAAGY from the coding sequence ATCGGGTGGTTGCGGGCCGCGGTGCTCGGCGCCGACGACGGCGTCGTGTCGACCGCGAGCCTGATGATCGGCGTGGCCGCGACCTCCGCGAGCCGCACGTCCGTCATGGTCGCGGGCATCGCCGGCCTCGTCGCCGGTGCAGGGTCGATGGCGGCGGGCGAGTACGTGTCGGTGAGCGCGCAACGCGACGCCGAGATGGCCGACATCGCGCGTGAGCGGCGTGAGCAGCTCGTCGCCCCAGACCACGAGCTCGACGAGCTCACGCAGATCTACGTCGAGCGCGGTCTCGACCACGACCTCGCCCGCAAGGTGGCCGTGCAGATGCACGAGGCGGACCCGCTCGGGAGTCACCTCCGCGACGAGCTCGGGATCACCGAGGCGATGCACGCGCGCCCGGTCCAGGCTGCGATCGTCTCGGCGTTCAGCTTCGCGACGGCCGCGCTTGTCCCGATCCTCGCGATGCTCGTGTCTCCGCGAAGCGCGCGCGTCGCGATCATCGCGGCCGCGGGGCTCGTCGCGCTGGCCGTGCTGGGCGCGGCCGGCGGCCGCCTCGGTGGCGCACCGCGCGGGCGCGCGGCGTTCCGTGTCGTCGTGGGCGGCGGGCTCGCGATGGCGGTCACCGCGGCGATCGGCGCACTCATCGGCGCCGCCGGCTATTAG
- a CDS encoding phosphotransferase family protein: MTAAAPDPERLARALARVLGPVTVDGMRRLSGGASRETWALDACSAGGARHELVLRRDPGGHAGSTSRATEYDVLCSAHAAGVAAPEPVLLLEPGDGLGDGFVMRRVAGETIARKILRDEEFAAARAGLAQQCGEQAARIHRIDVATVATSTLQVLGAREQLAQYRGVLDALGEPHAAFELGLRWLDENVPVPSDGQPRLVHGDFRNGNLVVGPDGLRAVLDWELAHLGDPVEDLGWLCVKSWRFGATDRPVGGFGDYTTLLDAYAAAGGGRVELDALRYWEAFGTLKWGVICAMQATLHTSGRVRSVELAALGRRVAEMEWDLLALLDELARG, from the coding sequence GTGACGGCCGCGGCACCGGACCCGGAACGACTCGCGCGTGCGCTCGCGCGCGTGCTCGGCCCGGTCACCGTCGACGGGATGCGGCGCCTGTCCGGCGGCGCGTCGCGTGAGACCTGGGCGCTCGACGCATGCAGCGCCGGCGGCGCGCGCCACGAGCTCGTGCTGCGCCGCGATCCGGGCGGCCACGCGGGGAGCACGTCGCGCGCGACCGAGTACGACGTGCTGTGCTCGGCGCACGCGGCCGGTGTCGCCGCGCCCGAGCCGGTGCTCCTCCTCGAGCCGGGCGACGGGCTCGGCGACGGGTTCGTGATGCGGCGCGTGGCGGGCGAGACGATCGCCCGGAAGATCCTCCGCGACGAGGAGTTCGCCGCGGCGCGTGCCGGTCTCGCGCAGCAGTGCGGCGAGCAGGCGGCCCGCATCCACCGGATCGACGTCGCGACCGTCGCCACGTCCACGCTCCAGGTGCTCGGCGCGCGCGAACAGCTCGCGCAGTACCGCGGCGTGCTCGACGCGCTCGGCGAGCCGCACGCCGCGTTCGAGCTGGGGCTGCGCTGGCTCGACGAGAACGTGCCCGTGCCGAGCGACGGGCAGCCGAGGCTCGTGCACGGCGACTTCCGCAACGGCAACCTCGTCGTCGGGCCGGACGGGCTGCGCGCCGTGCTCGACTGGGAGCTCGCGCACCTCGGCGATCCCGTGGAGGACCTCGGCTGGCTGTGCGTGAAGTCGTGGCGCTTCGGCGCGACGGACCGGCCCGTCGGCGGGTTCGGCGACTACACGACGCTGCTCGACGCGTACGCGGCCGCCGGGGGTGGGCGCGTGGAGCTCGACGCGCTCCGGTACTGGGAGGCGTTCGGGACGCTGAAGTGGGGGGTCATCTGCGCGATGCAGGCGACGTTGCACACGTCGGGCCGGGTCCGCTCCGTCGAGCTCGCCGCGCTCGGGCGGCGTGTCGCCGAGATGGAGTGGGACCTGCTCGCGCTGCTCGACGAGTTGGCGCGCGGCTGA
- a CDS encoding DUF6285 domain-containing protein, which produces MAQDRPTADELLEAVAEFLARDVVPGTDGRLSFHARVAANVVGIVRRELASGSALDDEEHARLRALLGHDGTRDELDAELARRIRDGSLDDQRDAVVDHVRRTVRAKLTIANPRYLET; this is translated from the coding sequence ATGGCACAGGACCGACCCACCGCGGACGAGCTGCTCGAAGCGGTCGCCGAGTTCCTCGCGCGCGACGTCGTCCCCGGCACCGACGGACGGCTGTCATTCCACGCGCGCGTCGCCGCGAACGTCGTCGGGATCGTCCGGCGCGAGCTCGCGTCCGGCTCGGCGCTCGACGACGAGGAGCACGCGCGGCTGCGCGCGCTGCTCGGCCACGACGGCACCCGCGACGAGCTCGACGCCGAGCTCGCGCGCCGGATCCGCGACGGGAGCCTCGACGACCAACGCGACGCGGTCGTGGACCACGTCCGTCGGACGGTGCGCGCGAAGCTGACGATCGCCAACCCGCGCTACCTGGAGACGTGA
- a CDS encoding exodeoxyribonuclease III, which produces MRIATWNVNSLKARLPRVEEWLAYARPDVLCLQETKLADSAFPQLSFASLGYESVHHGQGRWNGVAILSRVGIDDVSTGFGDIDDPYVGDARLLAATCAGVRVVTVYVPNGREVGSEFYERKLTWLGCLRDWLAATADPSRDLALLGDFNVAPEDRDVWDPKAFVGATHVTDPERASLAALREWGLVDAFRRVYEDDGLFTYWDYRAGDFHQGRGMRIDLVYMTEPLAARATFALVDRNARKGKAPSDHAPVLVDLSELAEA; this is translated from the coding sequence GTGAGGATCGCGACCTGGAACGTCAACTCGCTGAAGGCCCGTCTCCCGCGCGTCGAGGAGTGGCTGGCGTACGCGCGACCCGACGTGCTGTGCCTCCAGGAGACGAAGCTCGCCGACTCCGCGTTCCCGCAACTGTCGTTCGCGTCGCTCGGCTACGAGTCCGTGCACCACGGGCAAGGGCGGTGGAACGGGGTCGCGATCCTCTCGCGCGTCGGGATCGACGACGTGTCGACCGGCTTCGGCGACATCGACGACCCGTACGTGGGCGACGCGCGGCTGCTGGCCGCAACGTGTGCCGGCGTCCGGGTCGTCACGGTGTACGTCCCGAACGGCCGCGAGGTCGGCAGCGAGTTCTACGAGCGGAAGCTGACGTGGCTCGGGTGCCTGCGTGACTGGCTCGCGGCGACCGCCGACCCGTCGCGGGACCTCGCGCTCCTCGGGGACTTCAACGTGGCCCCGGAGGACCGCGACGTGTGGGACCCGAAGGCGTTCGTCGGTGCGACGCACGTGACGGACCCCGAGCGCGCGTCACTCGCCGCGCTCCGCGAGTGGGGCCTCGTGGACGCGTTCCGGCGCGTCTACGAGGACGACGGGCTCTTCACCTACTGGGACTACCGGGCGGGCGACTTCCACCAGGGCCGGGGCATGCGGATCGACCTCGTGTACATGACCGAGCCGCTCGCCGCGCGGGCGACGTTCGCGCTCGTCGATCGCAACGCCCGGAAGGGCAAGGCGCCCTCGGACCACGCGCCCGTCCTCGTCGACCTGTCGGAGCTCGCCGAGGCGTGA
- a CDS encoding SpoIIE family protein phosphatase, with amino-acid sequence MRRRSRPEHDDRLARALATLGDAVLLTDDRTVVGWCNAAAERLFGRTGGELVGRTLRSLLTASSAQELAERLSSAGSTPFTLQAEIERRDGVSLTLAPVELTVRREPGLHDAMVTVLARPAPTAEVLHEVDETLARRARQHEVVADLGRAALLGRGLDDLYDDAVAAVAEVLSVDIVVASELTPARDALVLRAAIGFDDAAAVGSTGAVGGLDAPAGITLATGTPSVFDDLARDERFKAPETLVRLGVVSGAIVPLRGAHRPAGFLAAYSRTRRHFDDEDVVFLRGVANVVAAATLRQVAEDELQRRETEARLAFDAGEMGTWTWDPTTGHTTWSPELERLAGLAEGTFRGTLRALVERIHPDDREAAMQAIAEGEARGEIVTEYRLVRPDGEVRWVESRGRPLPGPPPARWIGVTIDITDRRRAEEEVRVRDTVARLALDAGGIGAWAWDPDTRTVQLSEELQAVFGLEPGTFPGTVDALFALIDPEDRDRVRRALVAGASTGELVVEARLLRPDDRVVWIEARGSRFPGPSAAWVGVGIDITARKAADEELRRVLEAERRARADAEAATQALTETVARLDTLLQHAPIGLAFFDLDFRIVRVNDPLAGLDVSPAGEQVGRPVAEVAPGLWPALEAPFREVVATGHPVVGIEIGGQTAARPGIERSFLASVYPVVAPDGRLIGIGLTTVEITDRKRAERAAMLIAAANELFSSSWSVDDMLEKVGEIVVPRFADSCNVYLRATRQEPRHVAVTHVDPALRAQLLAADRRWPFDPAGEDPVATTLARGAVLMEEVTEDMRATMAGGDADHLAVIEAHGVRSAISVPLEAHGERFGLMILNYTTASGRRYEPEDVDLAHELARRFAQVIETSRLRSDAQRAQERLRLLARVGELITVELDSQARLHSVAHMTIPTFADSCSVFVADADGRVRLAAFSHVDARVQEFIDSHPEHIVLEPGSEAPPAVAVRTREPVFMPVAPPDLAERITADPSERERARAAGITSLIAVPLLDPAGPFGALVFSYAESGRRYTDDDVPLAQEIARRVAPAVENAIRFEREQQLVEVLQRSLLPEALPDLPDAELAARYLPGTSGVKIGGDWYDVVRVADGRLVLAIGDVVGHGVRAAAAMGRLRHTVQFCALEGLSPSQILTRVNAYLIDAGSSDMATLLVMSYAPETGTVRLSTAGHPPPLVREPDGTLTYLPGGRGMPLGASSSARYTEERAVLAPGAVLVLYTDGLVERRHEPLDVGFLRLGETVARAPDDLEKLADHLLDELLDESGPADDVAVLVMRPRAARSALQLSLPARPEQLGPLRRTLHDWLAGLGASPAETYDVTVSVNEIASNAIQHAYGLGDAHFSVDGRCDAGDLTLVVRDFGRWRERNESRANGGRGLDIVRALMDDVVVDRGTDGTVVRIRHRLRRTNEA; translated from the coding sequence TTGAGACGCCGGTCCCGCCCCGAGCACGACGACCGCCTCGCACGCGCGCTCGCGACGCTCGGCGACGCGGTCCTGCTGACGGACGACCGCACCGTCGTCGGCTGGTGCAACGCGGCCGCCGAGCGGCTGTTCGGCCGGACGGGCGGCGAGCTCGTCGGCCGGACGCTGCGGTCGCTGCTCACCGCGTCGTCCGCGCAGGAGCTCGCCGAGCGCCTCTCGAGCGCCGGGAGCACGCCGTTCACCCTGCAGGCCGAGATCGAACGACGCGACGGCGTCAGCCTCACTCTCGCGCCGGTCGAGCTGACCGTACGACGCGAGCCGGGATTGCACGACGCCATGGTCACGGTCCTGGCCCGCCCCGCGCCGACGGCCGAGGTGTTGCACGAGGTCGACGAGACGCTCGCGCGGCGTGCGCGGCAGCACGAGGTCGTCGCGGACCTCGGCCGCGCCGCGCTCCTTGGCCGCGGGCTCGACGACCTGTACGACGACGCGGTCGCGGCCGTCGCGGAGGTGCTGTCGGTCGACATCGTGGTCGCCAGCGAGCTGACGCCCGCGCGTGACGCGCTCGTGCTGCGCGCCGCGATCGGCTTCGACGACGCCGCCGCGGTCGGCTCGACCGGCGCGGTCGGGGGCCTCGACGCACCCGCGGGCATCACGCTCGCGACCGGGACGCCGTCGGTCTTCGACGACCTCGCGCGCGACGAGCGGTTCAAGGCGCCGGAGACGCTCGTGCGACTCGGGGTCGTCAGCGGCGCGATCGTCCCGCTGCGCGGCGCGCACCGTCCCGCCGGGTTCCTCGCGGCCTACTCGCGCACGAGACGCCACTTCGACGACGAGGACGTCGTCTTCCTCCGTGGTGTGGCGAACGTCGTCGCCGCCGCGACGTTGCGCCAGGTCGCGGAGGACGAGCTGCAACGCCGCGAGACCGAGGCCCGCCTCGCGTTCGACGCCGGCGAGATGGGCACGTGGACGTGGGACCCGACGACCGGCCACACCACGTGGTCCCCGGAGCTCGAACGGCTCGCCGGTCTCGCCGAGGGGACGTTCCGCGGCACGTTGCGCGCCCTCGTCGAGCGGATCCATCCCGACGACCGGGAAGCGGCGATGCAGGCGATCGCCGAGGGCGAGGCGCGCGGCGAGATCGTCACGGAGTACCGGCTCGTCCGCCCCGACGGTGAGGTCCGCTGGGTCGAGAGCCGGGGACGGCCCCTCCCGGGCCCCCCGCCGGCCCGCTGGATCGGGGTCACGATCGACATCACCGACCGGCGGCGCGCCGAGGAGGAGGTGCGCGTCCGCGACACCGTCGCGCGGCTCGCCCTCGACGCCGGCGGCATCGGCGCGTGGGCGTGGGACCCGGACACGAGGACGGTCCAGCTCTCGGAGGAGCTGCAGGCCGTGTTCGGCCTCGAGCCGGGGACGTTCCCGGGCACGGTCGACGCGTTGTTCGCGCTGATCGACCCCGAGGACCGCGACCGCGTGCGCCGCGCGCTCGTGGCGGGCGCGTCGACGGGTGAGCTCGTCGTCGAGGCCCGGCTGCTGCGCCCCGACGACCGCGTGGTGTGGATCGAGGCACGCGGGAGCCGCTTCCCGGGCCCGTCGGCGGCCTGGGTGGGTGTCGGGATCGACATCACCGCGCGGAAGGCGGCCGACGAGGAGCTCCGCCGCGTGCTCGAGGCCGAGCGGCGCGCGCGAGCCGACGCCGAGGCCGCGACGCAGGCCCTGACCGAGACGGTCGCGCGCCTCGACACGCTCCTGCAGCACGCGCCGATCGGGCTCGCGTTCTTCGACCTCGACTTCCGGATCGTGCGCGTGAACGATCCCCTCGCCGGGCTCGACGTCAGCCCCGCCGGCGAGCAGGTCGGCCGGCCCGTCGCCGAGGTCGCGCCTGGCCTGTGGCCCGCGCTCGAGGCGCCGTTCCGCGAGGTCGTCGCGACCGGGCACCCGGTCGTCGGCATCGAGATCGGCGGGCAGACGGCGGCGCGCCCCGGCATCGAGCGCTCGTTCCTCGCGTCCGTCTACCCGGTCGTCGCGCCGGACGGGCGGCTCATCGGCATCGGTCTCACCACCGTCGAGATCACGGACCGCAAACGGGCCGAGCGCGCGGCGATGCTCATCGCGGCCGCCAACGAGCTGTTCTCGTCGTCGTGGAGCGTCGACGACATGCTCGAGAAGGTCGGCGAGATCGTGGTTCCGCGCTTCGCGGACTCGTGCAACGTCTACCTGCGCGCGACGCGCCAGGAGCCGCGCCACGTCGCGGTGACGCACGTCGACCCCGCGTTGCGCGCACAGCTCCTCGCCGCGGATCGTCGCTGGCCGTTCGACCCCGCCGGTGAGGATCCCGTCGCCACCACACTCGCCCGCGGCGCCGTCCTCATGGAGGAGGTCACCGAGGACATGCGTGCGACGATGGCCGGCGGTGACGCCGACCATCTCGCGGTGATCGAGGCGCACGGCGTGCGGTCCGCGATCTCCGTACCGCTCGAAGCGCACGGCGAGCGGTTCGGGTTGATGATCCTCAACTACACGACCGCGTCCGGCCGCCGGTACGAGCCCGAGGACGTCGACCTCGCGCACGAGCTCGCCCGCCGCTTCGCGCAGGTCATCGAGACGTCGCGGCTCCGCAGCGACGCGCAGCGCGCCCAGGAGCGACTGCGGTTGCTCGCGCGCGTCGGCGAGCTGATCACCGTCGAGCTCGACTCGCAGGCCCGGTTGCACAGCGTCGCCCACATGACGATCCCGACGTTCGCCGACAGCTGTTCGGTGTTCGTCGCCGACGCCGACGGGCGCGTGCGCCTCGCCGCGTTCTCACACGTCGACGCGAGGGTCCAGGAGTTCATCGACTCGCATCCCGAGCACATCGTGCTGGAGCCCGGGAGCGAGGCACCGCCGGCCGTCGCGGTCCGGACCCGCGAGCCGGTGTTCATGCCCGTCGCACCACCCGACCTCGCGGAGCGGATCACCGCGGACCCGAGCGAACGCGAGCGCGCACGGGCGGCCGGCATCACGTCGCTCATCGCGGTCCCGTTGCTCGATCCCGCGGGCCCGTTCGGCGCGCTCGTGTTCTCCTACGCGGAGTCCGGCCGCCGCTACACCGACGACGACGTCCCGCTCGCGCAGGAGATCGCGCGCCGCGTCGCGCCGGCCGTCGAGAACGCCATTCGGTTCGAGCGCGAGCAGCAGTTGGTCGAGGTGCTCCAGCGCAGCCTCCTGCCCGAGGCCCTCCCCGACCTCCCCGACGCCGAGCTCGCCGCGCGGTACCTGCCCGGCACGTCGGGCGTGAAGATCGGCGGCGACTGGTACGACGTCGTGCGCGTCGCCGACGGTCGTCTCGTCCTCGCGATCGGCGACGTCGTCGGGCACGGCGTGCGCGCCGCCGCCGCCATGGGTCGGTTGCGCCACACCGTGCAGTTCTGCGCGCTCGAGGGTCTGTCGCCCTCGCAGATCCTGACGCGCGTCAACGCGTACCTGATCGACGCCGGCAGCTCCGACATGGCGACGCTGCTCGTCATGTCGTACGCGCCCGAGACGGGCACCGTGCGGCTGTCGACCGCGGGACACCCGCCGCCCCTCGTGCGCGAGCCCGACGGCACGCTCACCTACCTGCCCGGCGGACGCGGGATGCCGCTCGGCGCGTCCTCGTCCGCCCGCTACACCGAGGAGCGCGCGGTGCTCGCGCCGGGCGCGGTCCTCGTGCTCTACACGGACGGGCTCGTCGAACGCCGCCACGAGCCGCTCGACGTCGGATTCCTGCGCCTGGGCGAGACGGTCGCGCGCGCACCCGACGATCTCGAGAAGCTCGCGGACCATCTCCTCGACGAGCTGCTCGACGAGTCCGGTCCGGCCGACGACGTCGCCGTGCTCGTCATGCGGCCTCGCGCCGCGCGGAGCGCGCTCCAGCTCTCGCTCCCCGCCCGACCCGAGCAGCTCGGTCCGCTGCGCCGCACCTTGCACGACTGGCTCGCCGGCCTCGGCGCGTCGCCGGCCGAGACGTACGACGTGACCGTCTCCGTGAACGAGATCGCGAGCAACGCGATCCAGCACGCGTATGGTCTCGGCGATGCCCACTTCTCGGTCGACGGTCGTTGCGACGCCGGCGACCTCACGCTCGTCGTGCGGGACTTCGGGAGGTGGCGCGAGCGGAACGAGTCCCGCGCCAACGGCGGGCGCGGGCTCGACATCGTGCGCGCGCTGATGGACGACGTCGTCGTCGACCGCGGCACCGACGGCACGGTCGTCCGGATCCGTCATCGCCTGCGGAGGACGAACGAGGCGTGA
- a CDS encoding STAS domain-containing protein, giving the protein MKPLAQVRIDDVDGVLVAHLVGEIDLSNVDEIRALVIARASQETGALVLDLTETTYLDSTGVRLLFELAERLQSRRQQLRLVVTDEALVRRVILLTKLDEQVPLDDTVERAVAAARPSNADA; this is encoded by the coding sequence GTGAAGCCGCTCGCCCAGGTCCGCATCGACGACGTCGACGGCGTGCTCGTGGCCCACCTCGTGGGCGAGATCGACCTGTCGAACGTCGACGAGATCCGCGCCCTGGTGATCGCGCGGGCGTCGCAGGAGACGGGCGCGCTCGTGCTCGACCTGACCGAGACGACCTATCTCGACAGCACGGGCGTCCGGTTGCTGTTCGAGCTCGCCGAGCGTCTGCAGTCGCGTCGCCAGCAGCTGCGCCTCGTCGTCACCGACGAGGCGCTCGTGCGCCGGGTGATCCTGCTGACGAAGCTCGACGAGCAGGTGCCGCTCGACGACACCGTCGAGCGAGCGGTCGCCGCGGCTCGCCCGAGCAACGCCGACGCGTAG
- a CDS encoding electron transfer flavoprotein subunit alpha/FixB family protein — MALSKVWVFAEAEGGTPLSATLELLTKAREIGDTVEAVFIGADADTVAPKLGEYGAAKVYTADPGQTLTGVVGAAALAELVEQHQPDLILFAQSYDGRDAIARLSAKIDRPVLTNGTALSVEGDDVKVGTAIFGGSQLVDTTFTGPKPYLAAIRPKSFAAEPGGSGAAEIERLDVADVGRAGEAQIRDRHVEEREGPKLEDATVVVSGGRGIGAAENYEPLVDELAKLLKGASGASRAIVDAGWVPYAKQVGQTGKTVKPKVYIALGISGATQHMVGMKGSDNIVAVNKDPEAPIFSIADLGVVGDVHKVVPKLIDALKSRS; from the coding sequence ATGGCTCTCTCGAAGGTGTGGGTGTTCGCCGAGGCCGAGGGCGGCACGCCGCTGTCCGCGACGCTCGAGCTGCTCACCAAGGCGCGTGAGATCGGCGACACGGTCGAGGCCGTGTTCATCGGCGCGGACGCCGACACGGTCGCGCCGAAGCTCGGCGAGTACGGCGCGGCGAAGGTGTACACGGCGGACCCGGGGCAGACGCTGACTGGTGTCGTCGGCGCGGCCGCGCTGGCGGAGCTCGTCGAGCAGCACCAGCCCGACCTGATCCTGTTCGCGCAGAGCTACGACGGGCGTGACGCGATCGCGCGCCTCTCGGCGAAGATCGACAGGCCGGTGCTCACGAACGGCACCGCGTTGAGCGTCGAGGGTGACGACGTGAAGGTCGGCACCGCGATCTTCGGTGGCAGCCAGCTGGTCGACACGACGTTCACCGGGCCGAAGCCGTACCTCGCCGCGATCCGCCCCAAGTCGTTCGCCGCCGAGCCGGGCGGTTCGGGCGCCGCGGAGATCGAGCGGCTCGACGTCGCGGACGTCGGCCGCGCGGGCGAGGCGCAGATCCGGGACCGTCACGTCGAGGAGCGCGAGGGTCCGAAGCTCGAGGACGCGACCGTCGTCGTGTCGGGTGGTCGCGGCATCGGCGCGGCGGAGAACTACGAGCCGCTCGTCGACGAGCTCGCGAAGCTGCTCAAGGGCGCGTCGGGCGCGTCGCGTGCGATCGTCGACGCGGGGTGGGTGCCGTACGCGAAGCAGGTCGGCCAGACCGGCAAGACGGTGAAGCCGAAGGTGTACATCGCGCTCGGCATCTCGGGTGCGACGCAGCACATGGTCGGCATGAAGGGCTCGGACAACATCGTCGCGGTCAACAAGGACCCGGAGGCGCCGATCTTCTCCATCGCCGACCTCGGCGTCGTCGGCGACGTGCACAAGGTCGTCCCCAAGCTCATCGACGCGCTGAAGTCCCGCAGCTGA
- a CDS encoding electron transfer flavoprotein subunit beta/FixA family protein, whose product MNVVVCVKQIPDPATPGALDSDNTLKREGKLILDESDSFGVEMALQLVDKAGSGEVTLVSMAPNDEVSGLRTALAMGAAKAILVSDDALAGSDALSTAKVLAKAIERAGEVDLVLAATESTDGYTGTVPPQVAELLGWPSLTYARKVEVDDGKVTIERQTEAGYDVVDASLPAVVSVTAGVVEPRYPSFKGIMAAKNKPVDKVGVSDLGLSADQVGWSGARQEITKVEPAPAREAGEKIEDEGDAYERIVQFLEQLKVI is encoded by the coding sequence GTGAACGTCGTCGTCTGCGTCAAGCAGATCCCCGACCCGGCCACGCCCGGCGCGCTCGACAGCGACAACACGCTGAAGCGCGAGGGCAAGCTCATCCTCGACGAGTCCGACAGCTTCGGCGTCGAGATGGCGCTGCAGCTCGTCGACAAGGCGGGCAGCGGCGAGGTGACGCTCGTCTCGATGGCGCCGAACGACGAGGTGTCGGGGTTGCGCACCGCGCTCGCGATGGGCGCCGCGAAGGCGATCCTCGTCTCCGACGACGCGCTCGCCGGGTCGGACGCGCTGAGCACCGCGAAGGTGCTCGCGAAGGCGATCGAGCGCGCGGGTGAGGTCGACCTCGTGCTCGCCGCGACGGAGTCGACCGACGGGTACACGGGCACCGTGCCGCCCCAGGTCGCCGAGCTGCTCGGCTGGCCGTCCCTCACGTACGCACGCAAGGTCGAGGTCGACGACGGCAAGGTCACGATCGAGCGTCAGACCGAGGCGGGCTACGACGTCGTCGACGCGTCGCTGCCCGCGGTGGTGAGCGTGACCGCCGGTGTCGTCGAGCCGCGCTACCCGTCGTTCAAGGGGATCATGGCCGCGAAGAACAAGCCCGTCGACAAGGTCGGTGTGAGCGACCTGGGGCTGTCCGCGGACCAGGTCGGCTGGTCCGGCGCGCGCCAGGAGATCACGAAGGTCGAGCCCGCGCCCGCGCGTGAGGCCGGCGAGAAGATCGAGGACGAGGGCGACGCGTACGAGCGCATCGTGCAGTTCCTCGAGCAGCTCAAGGTCATCTGA
- a CDS encoding ATP/GTP-binding protein codes for MAFAHSDDDLVPRQAEATPLSVKLLVAGGFAVGKTTFVGSISEITPLTTEAAMTSMSIGVDDAGPVSTTKTATTVAMDFGRITLDGGIVLYLFGTPGQDRFWFMWDELTRGAVGAVVLVDTRRLEDSFPAVDYFESRSVPFVVAVNCFDGFARHTPWEVREALVVPQDVPIVLCDARHRSSVKSVLVMLVEEALRRARGAAPTAAP; via the coding sequence ATGGCATTCGCGCACTCTGACGACGACCTCGTCCCGCGGCAGGCGGAGGCCACCCCGCTGTCGGTGAAGCTGCTCGTCGCGGGCGGCTTCGCGGTCGGGAAGACGACGTTCGTGGGGTCGATCTCGGAGATCACGCCGCTGACGACCGAGGCCGCGATGACGTCCATGAGCATCGGCGTCGACGATGCGGGCCCCGTCTCGACGACGAAGACCGCGACGACCGTCGCGATGGACTTCGGTCGCATCACGCTCGACGGCGGCATCGTGCTCTACCTGTTCGGCACACCGGGTCAGGACCGGTTCTGGTTCATGTGGGACGAGCTCACGCGCGGCGCGGTCGGTGCCGTGGTGCTCGTCGACACGCGCCGGCTCGAGGACTCGTTCCCGGCGGTCGACTACTTCGAGTCGCGCTCGGTGCCGTTCGTCGTCGCGGTGAATTGCTTCGACGGGTTCGCGCGCCACACGCCGTGGGAGGTCCGCGAGGCGCTCGTCGTGCCGCAGGACGTCCCCATCGTCCTGTGCGACGCCCGCCACCGCAGCTCCGTGAAGTCGGTCCTCGTCATGCTGGTCGAGGAGGCTCTGCGCCGCGCACGCGGCGCCGCGCCGACCGCGGCCCCTTGA
- a CDS encoding DUF742 domain-containing protein gives MNEDAEREPRPGSLVRPYVVTGGRTHAPGDELPIETIVTAVAPVSDLPSYAPTEAREILRLAHDSLSVAELAARTGVPVGVARVLVADLAATGLVTLGRTASRDEQDNVALLERLLDGIRAL, from the coding sequence GTGAACGAGGACGCCGAGCGCGAGCCGCGCCCCGGGTCGCTCGTCCGTCCGTACGTCGTCACGGGCGGGCGAACGCACGCGCCGGGCGACGAGCTGCCGATCGAGACGATCGTGACCGCGGTCGCGCCGGTCAGCGACCTGCCGTCGTACGCGCCGACCGAGGCGCGCGAGATCCTGCGCCTCGCACACGACTCGCTGTCGGTCGCGGAGCTCGCCGCGCGCACGGGTGTGCCCGTCGGCGTCGCGCGCGTGCTCGTGGCCGACCTCGCCGCGACCGGCCTCGTCACCCTCGGACGCACCGCGAGTCGCGACGAGCAGGACAACGTCGCTCTCCTCGAGAGGTTGCTGGATGGCATTCGCGCACTCTGA
- a CDS encoding roadblock/LC7 domain-containing protein produces the protein MQTLSSDARNLNWLVASFVERVPSVTEAVVVSSDGLLIAMSDGFDRASGDRLAAVAAGLISIARGAGQPMNAGAVSQIIIEMERALLLVMCISDGSALAVTATRPCDIGLVAYEMALLVEKAGPALTPRLVAELKASLPQ, from the coding sequence ATGCAGACGCTGAGCAGCGACGCCCGCAACCTCAACTGGCTCGTCGCCAGCTTCGTCGAGCGCGTCCCGTCGGTCACCGAGGCCGTCGTCGTGTCGTCGGACGGGCTGCTCATCGCGATGTCGGACGGATTCGACCGTGCGAGCGGCGACCGCCTCGCGGCGGTGGCGGCCGGGCTCATCAGCATCGCCCGCGGTGCGGGTCAGCCGATGAACGCCGGGGCCGTGAGCCAGATCATCATCGAGATGGAGCGCGCGCTCCTGCTCGTCATGTGCATCAGCGACGGCTCCGCGCTGGCGGTCACCGCGACGCGCCCGTGCGACATCGGTCTCGTCGCGTACGAGATGGCCCTGCTCGTCGAGAAGGCGGGACCCGCGCTGACGCCCCGTCTCGTCGCCGAGCTCAAGGCCTCGCTCCCGCAGTGA